GCGCCTTTCCCTTTGTGCTGTCGATGATGGATTCGTTACGGGTGAAGGCGGCGGTTGCTTTGACCTCCAAGGCTTGCTTCCGGACTTCTGCGCTGAAATCGGGTACGGGCTGTTTGGTGTCGTAGGCCTGGAAAAAGATATTGGCGAATTCATAGGCCTTCTGACCGAGTTTGCGCAGGGCTTCATCGCGTTCCGCGCCTTTAAGTTGGGATTGCTTCGGATCGAGGGGGAACTTCACGTATTCCACCACCCGTTTTTCAGGGTCGAGATAGGTGGCGGGGTTGGCGTCATAAAACGTTTTGATTTCCTGCGCGCTGGGTTTGAGGCTCTTGCGGATTTCAGATTCGGAAATTTCGACGTATTCAAGGCTGGCTTTGCCGTAGAGTTTTTCGCAGGTCTCCTCTATTTCAGCAGGCAGAACCACCGTGGTGTCGGACACCGCCTTGACCATGCGTTCAATGCTGAGTTCATCCCGGATGATTTCCGTGAAGCGCGCGTCATTGATGCCCTGGGGCGAGAGGAAATTGATTCTGAAATTATTCCGGCGCTCGTCGGAATACTGCCCCTTTTCCTGGAAAAACGGGTGTTGCAAAATGAAGTCGTACACCTGAGCGTCGCTGGTATTGATTCCCGCTTTGCGTGCGGCGGCGAGAATCAGCAGGCGACTCCAGGTTCGCTGGCGAAAGGCCTGATCCGCCTGGGCGGAACTCGGAGCCGGTCTTCCGGTTTGAAGCATGTAGATCAGACGGGTGGCGCGTTCGGCGTTGGCCAAATCCGCATAGCGGATGGTATGGCCGTCGATGACGGCAAGGCTGTCGTTTACGGAACCCCCGCCGTTGCGCGGCGTCCAGTTGCCGAAGAAGACGAACGAAATGCCGATTACGCCCAAAATGACGATGAGCAGGAATTTTAATTTTTGATTGAGAAAACTAAGCATGAGTGTGAGTATTTAAGGATTCAGGATTGATTTTTATGAAACCGATGAAGCTTTTCAAACCGCAACGTTTTTTTTATTTATGCATTTTGGCCGGTACTGTGATAGCGAGCCCTGCGCTTCAGGCGCAAGATAAAATCATCCTAAAACAAGGGGCCGCCGTCACGGGCGAAATTGACTCGATTACCCCAACGGGCAATATTTTGATCAAGACGGATCAGGGGTCCATTCCGTATCCCAAGGCCAATATCCAGAAGATTGAGCTGTCTGAGCGGCCGGATTACAAGGTCGGCCTGCAGGCAATCGACGATCAGGATTATCAAAAGGGCATCGAGAAGCTCAAGCCGTTGATTGACAAGTTCATCGGACTCGACGCCCCTTGGGTTGCGGATGGTGCGGGTTATCTGGCGGAAGCCTTGGCCAAGACAGGCAAGACGTTTGAAAGCGAACAGCTTTGCGACAAAATCATCGCCTCGTATTCAGGAGGCCAGTATCGCTTTAAGGGCATGATCGGCAAGG
The nucleotide sequence above comes from Candidatus Methylacidiphilales bacterium. Encoded proteins:
- a CDS encoding peptidylprolyl isomerase codes for the protein MLSFLNQKLKFLLIVILGVIGISFVFFGNWTPRNGGGSVNDSLAVIDGHTIRYADLANAERATRLIYMLQTGRPAPSSAQADQAFRQRTWSRLLILAAARKAGINTSDAQVYDFILQHPFFQEKGQYSDERRNNFRINFLSPQGINDARFTEIIRDELSIERMVKAVSDTTVVLPAEIEETCEKLYGKASLEYVEISESEIRKSLKPSAQEIKTFYDANPATYLDPEKRVVEYVKFPLDPKQSQLKGAERDEALRKLGQKAYEFANIFFQAYDTKQPVPDFSAEVRKQALEVKATAAFTRNESIIDSTKGKA